TGGCAAATTCCTTGATCGTTTCTAAGGCATTCTTCAAGCTATCAGGTGTATGAGCATAATCTACAATCACATGCACTGGACTATCCACATCAATTTTTTCAAATCTGCCAGACACACCTTGCACATTGCTTATACTTTTAATGATAGAGGTTATAGGAACCCCTGACGCTGCTGTAGCTGTAATGGCAGCTAACACATTATACACTGAGAACCTGCCCGTTAACTTTAAGCTAATATCAAAAATGTCATTTCCTTTCACAAGTTGAAAATCTGTTCCTGATTCATGAATGTGAACATTTATAGCACGATAGTCAGCATATTCACTAAGTCCGTATGTCAAAATAGGAACTGCTGTCATTGTTTCTAATTGTTCGAAATGAGCATCATCACAATTTAATACAGCGATATTTTGTTTACCATTCCCATAACCATTACCAAGTTGGGCAAATAACAACCCTTTAGCTCTCCCGTAGTTTTCCATCGTTTTATGAAAATCTAGATGATCTTGAGTTAAGTTTGTGAAAACACCAATGTTAAAATCTACGCCGTGTACCCGTCCCATTTCAAGAGCATGGGAAGAGACTTCCATCGTGACAGCTTCAACTCCGGCCTCACACATATCAGCAAAACCATGTTGAAGTGTGAGAGCGTCCGGTGTTGTATTTTTAACCTCTATTTCCTTATCTTTATATTTCATATACATCGTACCAATAATACCTGTTTCTATTTTATAATCAGTTAAGATTTGCTGGATAAGGTGTGTCGTTGTTGTCTTACCATTCGTACCAGTAACGCCAATCGTATGCATACGAGCACTTGGGAAATGGTAGTATCGAGCAGATATAATTGCCATTGCTCGCTTACTGTCTCTTACTTTGATGACAGGTACATTAACATTCACATCCTGTTCCGCGATAATAGCGACAGCTCCTGCTTCCTCGGCTTGCTTAGCAAACGTATGCCCGTCAACTGTATAGCCTTTTATACAGAAGAAGAGACTCCCTTTTTCAACTTGACGATTGTCCATTGCTAAATGAGAGATGAGCGGGTTGCCTTCATTTACAACGCTATAAGCCGGTAGTACATCTATTAAGTCGTGCAATAATATCATCCTAATTCCCTCTTCCATTCCTATTCTTTAATAACATATTAATTAGAGTCGTTAAGGTTGTTGTTTACCTTCCTTTCAGACCGTCTCTGTTTATTTTACTGGTCCTTACCTTGTTTGTCACCCATATATATGCGAATTGTTGAACCTTCTTCTACTCTTATACCTGGTTCAGGTGACTGTAAAATAACTTCTTCCCCTTTCCCATCTACCTCAAGCTTCAATTCATAATAAGATTCATTTATCTCCCTTCTAGTACGTCCAATTAAATCTGGAACTTCTATTAGTGGAATATCATTCCATGCCTGCTCTTTTTCAACTTGTCCTTTACGTTTAGGCACCCCCATCGCTCTAAGACCATCTTCGATTATCTTCCCTACAATCGGGGCTGCTACTACACCACCAAATTGCACAGTATCTTTTGGATTATCGATAGCGACATAGACAACAATTTCTGGATCATCCGCTGGGGCAAATCCAATAAAGGAGACAATATGATTATTTTCTAAATACTTGCCATCTTTCGCTTTTTGAGCGGTCCCTGTTTTCCCTCCAACACGATAACCATCCACGAAAGCCCCTCGGCCTGTCCCTTTAGCCACAACGTGTTCCAGTGCCATCCGTATTTCGGCAGAAGTTTCCTCGGAAATCACTTGCCTTTTAACAATTGGGTCATTCTCTACTAATGTTTCCTCACTTAAAGGATCTAGCCACGCTTTCGCTAAATAAGGTTGATATAAACTCCCACCATTGACGGCAGCAGCCACTGCTGCTACTTGTTGAATCGGTGTGACAGACACACCTTGACCAAATGACGTGGTGGCTAACTCTAAGGGGCCAACTGCCTCTTCATTAAATAGAATCCCTGCACCTTCCCCTTGAAGGTCAATGCCAGTCTTCTCGCCAAAACCGAAGTCATGTATATAATTAAATAATGTTTCTGTTCCTAACTTTTCTCCTAGCTTCACAAAACCAGGGTTACACGAGTTCTGAACCACTTCTAAAAATGTCTGCATACCATGCCCCCCTTTTTTCCAACAACGGAGTTTATGACCTGATACTTCGATAAATCCTGGATCATTAAATTGATCATCTTGCAAATTAACTTGCCCTTCTTCTAAAGCAGCGGCTAATGTAATTATTTTAAATGTCGATCCCGGCTCATACTGACTCCAAATCGGTTTATTCTGGTTATAAATTTCCGGTGCAACTTCTTGAAACTTCTCTGGGTCGAAACCAGGACGAGAAGACATCCCTAGAATTTCGCCAGTATTCGGATCCATCGCAATAGCCATTGCCCCATCTGGGTTATAAATAGCTTCTGCTTCATCAAGCTCCCGTTCAATAATTGTTTGAATTTTATCATCCACCGTTAATTGCAAATGATTCCCATCGTTAGGCGCTGTATAGCGATCAGCAAGATCAGGCATACGCCTCCCCTTCGCATCTGAATAAAACGATACGAAACCTGGTTCTCCACTTAACATCTCATCATAATACAATTCTAAACCTGTTAAGCCCTGATTATCGATCCCTGCAAAACCTAGCACATGAGATAAGTAATTTCCCTTTGGATAATGTCTTAAATAATCCTCCGCTACATAAATTCCAGCAATGTTAAGCTGACGAACTTTAGTAGCTAACTTATTTGTAATTTTTCTTCCCTCGGGATTTATTCGCACGATTGATTCATTTTGTGTCATTTTTTCGTAAGCTTTTTCTGTAGACATGTTTAACAAAGAGGCTAATTCTTCAGCAGCTAACGCAGGGTCTTCCAGTTGTCGAGGTACGACTAAAATCGAAGGGGCGGTCACATTCGTAGCAAGCACTTCTCCATGGCGGTCCACTATTTCTCCACGTTTTGCTTCAAATGGAATATTACGTCCCCATAAATCTTCCGCTTTGTTTGATATATCATCCCCAAGCACCACTTGCACATACCACAGTCTCCCTATCATCACGGTAAAAATAAGCACTCCTACAACAAGTGTTAATATTAATCTTTTTCGCACAGTAACATATGATACTCTTTTCATAAGGAACCTCCTGAATGGCAGACAATTTGGCTTGGTTCAGACATATGAAAAGAATGGACAGGTTAGAACCTATCCATTCTATGAAAACTGTTTTAATCCATGAAAAAGTCATCTTCTTCTCCAGTCTCTGTTGCTTCTTCATCCCCTTCCACACCTGTTTCAGATTGATTATGTTCTTTTTCGGTAGAGAGATCAATCATCATACGATTTAAATCCTCCATACTGCTGCCTGGTGATGGCGTTTGTCCGCTAACAAAACCAGATCCTTCTACCTCTATATCAATGCCTGTTACTTTTTCAAATAAGTAAACAGTTCTTAATGACCAGCCTGTCATATCTGGTACGAGGGGATCAACATCATCCGTTAGTAAAATAACTTTTTCTCCATTCATTAATTCCGTACCTTCTGCATGGGATTGTTTGATGACCGTTTCTCCGTCCCCTATTAATATGACATCAAGGCCCTGTTTAGATAAGTCATCATAAGCTTCCTGTGTCACACCTTCTTCATAATCCCCCATTTTAATCGTATCTTGGACAGAGGATACCTCTTCTTCTTCTGATGGAGCGATATTTAAATACTGAAGACTTTGTTCCATGACTTGTTTAAAAATCATTGACACTGGCTCTGATCCCGCCTCATCGCCCTCTAGATTAGGGCGGTCAACCGCCACATATACGATGACTTCTGGGTCATCTGCCGGGGCCATTCCGATAAATGAGAAAATATTATTCCCGTGCCCTCTCAAGTAGCCGCCTGCTTCACTTGGTATTTGCGCTGTCCCTGTTTTACCAGCTACCTCAAAGCCTTCAATTGCAAAAGGTCTTCCAGTACCTTCATCAGCACTAACAACTGTTTCAAGAATCTCTAAAACTTGCTCTGCTGTTTCTTCAGAGATAGGCTGGTTCTTTACTTCTGGCTCACTTTTATAAACAACTTCATGGTTAGTTGGATCTACAATACGATCCACAACATAAGGCGTCATCATCTTACCATCATTGGCAATGGCTGTAGCTGCTTGTACTTGTTGTATCGGTGTTATTGCTGTCGCTTGCCCGAAAGCCGTTGTAGCGGCATCAACCTTATACTGATCTGCAATTAAGCCAGGACTCTCATTTGGAAGGTCGATACCTGTTACATCTCGCAAACCAAAAGCATCAATATAGCCATAAAGAGTTTCTGCTCCAAGCTTCTCCAAAGCGAGTTTCGAAAAAGCCACATTGGAAGAGCGCTGAACACCCTCTAAATACGAAATTTCTCCCCAGCCTCGCCCTTGGTTGTGATCACGGATTGTTTGGTCTGTCACTTCGTAACTACCGGATTGATAAGTTTCCTCTGGGTCAAATACCCCTTCCTCAATCGCAGCTGCCAACGAAAAGATTTTCATTGTAGATCCAGGTTCAAAGCTTGATGTTACAGCAAAATTCGTATAGTTTTCAATATTTTCATACTGGTTAGGGTTAAAACCCGGTCTATTGGACATCCCGAGAATTTCACCTGTAGTTGCATTTGCCACAATTGTAATCATTCGTTCTGGCTCAAACTCTTCATCGACCTGATTCATCGTCTGTTCGATTGCCATTTGAATACGAGAATCGATTGTTAAATACACATTATGGCCATCTTCTGGCTCTTCAATTACTTGGTCAGCATTAAATAGCCGTCGGTTCTTACCGTCCTTTTGATAAGTAATATACCCATCAGTTTCTTGTAAGTACTCATCAAGACTGCTTTCAAGTCCCATTCTCGCAACAGACATATCTCTCTCAGTATACCCTAGTATGTGAGACGCAAAATTTTGTTTAGGGTAATAACGCCGTGGATCCTCCCTAAATAAAATACCGTCTAATTTTAGTTCTGCTACTTCTTGTTTCTTTTCATAGCTAATGTTTTTTGCCCGTGCTCCTAGTTCCACTTGAACGGCATCGCGTGTCAATTGAGCTTCCAAAGTTTCTTGATTAATATTTAAAACAGAACTCAACTTTTTAGCTGTCGCTTGTGGATCACTCACATAACTATCAAATCGATCATCTAATACAGCGATAATAGTGTATGATGGAATTTCCTCAGCAAGAACTTCCCCATTTTTATCAAAGATAGAACCTCTCTTACCCTCAAGTGTTTCAGTTTGTGACCACCGTTTCTCCAATAATGCTTTAAGATCGGTTCCCTGCACTTCTTTAGCTGCTTGTATATAAATAAAACGGGAAAATAACACAGCAACCACTACAAGCAGGATAAATAGAAACCAAAGCGCTCGTTTCGTCAATCGGCTGCTCTTCATTTGTTCCACCATGTCCCCTCCTCAAGCTGACACTTTTATATTTTCTTTTTATTGAACCAATTTTATAATTAAAACACACCTATAAAAAACGAATCCTATATTGATCTTCCGCTACAGATGGACGCTTTCCCGAGGGCTCGCCTTCAGCCAAATGATACGATAAACCCTCCCGCATCATGGGATCTTCAGACATGGCTGATCCTCCTGGAGTCACCGCCTTTCACTGTGTCCTTTTTAAAAAGCGGCTATTTGCTATCGTTTATTTATCATTGTTCTATTTTTCATGTCGGAATTTCAATTGTAAGTCATTCATTAATAAAATACCCCTTCAATAAGTGGAAGTTTTCGTATTTCTCCCACCGACAGGGTTCTACGAACGATTATCTGTGATAAAGCTAAGCTTCAATCAGTAGGAGTTTTCCTTCATCCCCCACTGATTGTTCGTTTAACTTATGGGACCTTTAGGGGCAGTTTATTGCCCACCTAAACGTTTCGACCTTCTTAAGTTTTGAGGTGGGGGCTTTACTGCCCCTTAAGAGTGGGATAAAGAAAAATCACCGCTTATCTCCTCTCAAAAGAGATGTTAACGGTGTCGTAAAAAAATAAATTCATCGTATCGAAATAGTCAATCATTGTTGTGAATGACTTTGACGCTCTCATCATTAAGTTTCATCCCAAGCTCATTTTGTGCAATATCTAAAATCCTCTCAGGATCAGATAGTTCCTTCACTTGGAGTGCAAGACCCGAATTGACATTTTCTTGATTATTTATTTGGGATTCAACTTGTTGCATCTCATGGTTTAGCGAATAAATCGTGGCATAATTTGACACAATTAAGTATGTGACACATACAACAGCCATTAACGCTAGTGTATAGATGACTTTTTCTCCTTTAGTGATTCCACCTTTGAAAACACGCTCTCTCACTATTTTCGTTTCATACTCACGGTGTGGCACAGAAGTCTGTTGAACTTTCTTTTCTAATAACGGGCTCATATCCAATCCTCCTTATTTGTTTTTTTCGGCAATTCTTAACTTAGCTGAATGAGCACGATGATTAACCTCTAACTCTCGGTCATTAGCTAAAATAGGTTTTCTATTAATAAGTTTCATTTCCGGCTTAAATTCATCAGGGAGAACAGGAAGGCCTTTAGGTAGCTCGGGATAGCTGCTTTTACTTTTAAACACTTGTTTACAAATCCGATCTTCAAGTGAATGAAATGTAATAACAGCTATCCTTCCCCCTGGTTTTGTCATGGTAATGGCATCTTCAAGCGCTTCTTTAAAGACATTTAATTCGTCATTCACTGCAATACGGATTGCTTGAAATGTCTTTTTAGCAGGATGTCCACCTTTTCTTCTTGCAGGTGCGGGAATCCCTTCTTTTATAATGTCGACTAATTGAAAAG
The Salipaludibacillus sp. LMS25 DNA segment above includes these coding regions:
- a CDS encoding UDP-N-acetylmuramoyl-L-alanyl-D-glutamate--2,6-diaminopimelate ligase; translation: MILLHDLIDVLPAYSVVNEGNPLISHLAMDNRQVEKGSLFFCIKGYTVDGHTFAKQAEEAGAVAIIAEQDVNVNVPVIKVRDSKRAMAIISARYYHFPSARMHTIGVTGTNGKTTTTHLIQQILTDYKIETGIIGTMYMKYKDKEIEVKNTTPDALTLQHGFADMCEAGVEAVTMEVSSHALEMGRVHGVDFNIGVFTNLTQDHLDFHKTMENYGRAKGLLFAQLGNGYGNGKQNIAVLNCDDAHFEQLETMTAVPILTYGLSEYADYRAINVHIHESGTDFQLVKGNDIFDISLKLTGRFSVYNVLAAITATAASGVPITSIIKSISNVQGVSGRFEKIDVDSPVHVIVDYAHTPDSLKNALETIKEFAKRKISVVVGCGGDRDRTKRPEMARIAEELADYVYLTSDNPRSENPQTILADMEKGLSKTDYSVIENRKEAIYTAIRQAENDDVILIAGKGHETYQTIGNETYDFDDRLVAKEALEERF
- a CDS encoding stage V sporulation protein D, with product MKRVSYVTVRKRLILTLVVGVLIFTVMIGRLWYVQVVLGDDISNKAEDLWGRNIPFEAKRGEIVDRHGEVLATNVTAPSILVVPRQLEDPALAAEELASLLNMSTEKAYEKMTQNESIVRINPEGRKITNKLATKVRQLNIAGIYVAEDYLRHYPKGNYLSHVLGFAGIDNQGLTGLELYYDEMLSGEPGFVSFYSDAKGRRMPDLADRYTAPNDGNHLQLTVDDKIQTIIERELDEAEAIYNPDGAMAIAMDPNTGEILGMSSRPGFDPEKFQEVAPEIYNQNKPIWSQYEPGSTFKIITLAAALEEGQVNLQDDQFNDPGFIEVSGHKLRCWKKGGHGMQTFLEVVQNSCNPGFVKLGEKLGTETLFNYIHDFGFGEKTGIDLQGEGAGILFNEEAVGPLELATTSFGQGVSVTPIQQVAAVAAAVNGGSLYQPYLAKAWLDPLSEETLVENDPIVKRQVISEETSAEIRMALEHVVAKGTGRGAFVDGYRVGGKTGTAQKAKDGKYLENNHIVSFIGFAPADDPEIVVYVAIDNPKDTVQFGGVVAAPIVGKIIEDGLRAMGVPKRKGQVEKEQAWNDIPLIEVPDLIGRTRREINESYYELKLEVDGKGEEVILQSPEPGIRVEEGSTIRIYMGDKQGKDQ
- a CDS encoding penicillin-binding protein, with the translated sequence MVEQMKSSRLTKRALWFLFILLVVVAVLFSRFIYIQAAKEVQGTDLKALLEKRWSQTETLEGKRGSIFDKNGEVLAEEIPSYTIIAVLDDRFDSYVSDPQATAKKLSSVLNINQETLEAQLTRDAVQVELGARAKNISYEKKQEVAELKLDGILFREDPRRYYPKQNFASHILGYTERDMSVARMGLESSLDEYLQETDGYITYQKDGKNRRLFNADQVIEEPEDGHNVYLTIDSRIQMAIEQTMNQVDEEFEPERMITIVANATTGEILGMSNRPGFNPNQYENIENYTNFAVTSSFEPGSTMKIFSLAAAIEEGVFDPEETYQSGSYEVTDQTIRDHNQGRGWGEISYLEGVQRSSNVAFSKLALEKLGAETLYGYIDAFGLRDVTGIDLPNESPGLIADQYKVDAATTAFGQATAITPIQQVQAATAIANDGKMMTPYVVDRIVDPTNHEVVYKSEPEVKNQPISEETAEQVLEILETVVSADEGTGRPFAIEGFEVAGKTGTAQIPSEAGGYLRGHGNNIFSFIGMAPADDPEVIVYVAVDRPNLEGDEAGSEPVSMIFKQVMEQSLQYLNIAPSEEEEVSSVQDTIKMGDYEEGVTQEAYDDLSKQGLDVILIGDGETVIKQSHAEGTELMNGEKVILLTDDVDPLVPDMTGWSLRTVYLFEKVTGIDIEVEGSGFVSGQTPSPGSSMEDLNRMMIDLSTEKEHNQSETGVEGDEEATETGEEDDFFMD
- the ftsL gene encoding cell division protein FtsL yields the protein MSPLLEKKVQQTSVPHREYETKIVRERVFKGGITKGEKVIYTLALMAVVCVTYLIVSNYATIYSLNHEMQQVESQINNQENVNSGLALQVKELSDPERILDIAQNELGMKLNDESVKVIHNND